Proteins encoded in a region of the Flavobacteriales bacterium genome:
- a CDS encoding TerB family tellurite resistance protein, giving the protein MNFIGILAGIIIYSRTHSFLLAIVSYYLVNLVVKQFTNQNNNNSNSQRRYRDFQQQFQQQYQQQNSNYYRQRISQHDFATALLVLSAEVMKSDGNPLKSELNYVKQFFNQQFSPEFAKKQMLAFRDILKKNFDIQQVCNLIKQAQPPQQRSVLVQYLFGIAQADGHVSDAEVKTINRIAVLLGISSYEFEQLKAMFYKSTSSAYKTLGIDKNATNDEVKKAYRKMAVKHHPDKFAQMGEEYQKAAKEKFQKIQDAYENIKKERGMN; this is encoded by the coding sequence ATGAATTTTATAGGAATATTAGCAGGAATTATCATTTACTCTAGAACGCATAGCTTTTTATTGGCTATTGTAAGTTACTATTTGGTGAATTTAGTTGTTAAACAATTTACCAATCAAAATAACAATAACTCCAATTCTCAAAGGCGTTATAGAGACTTTCAGCAACAGTTCCAACAACAATACCAACAACAAAATTCCAACTATTATAGACAACGAATCTCCCAACATGATTTTGCTACTGCTTTATTAGTTTTATCAGCTGAAGTCATGAAATCTGATGGAAACCCTCTTAAATCGGAGTTAAATTATGTCAAACAGTTTTTTAATCAACAATTTTCACCCGAATTTGCTAAAAAACAAATGCTCGCTTTTAGAGATATTTTAAAGAAAAACTTTGATATACAACAAGTCTGTAATTTAATTAAACAAGCTCAGCCTCCCCAACAAAGAAGTGTCTTAGTACAATATTTATTTGGCATTGCTCAAGCCGACGGTCATGTCTCTGATGCTGAAGTAAAAACAATCAACAGAATTGCTGTTTTACTTGGTATTTCTTCCTATGAATTTGAACAGTTAAAAGCAATGTTTTATAAAAGTACGAGTAGTGCTTACAAAACATTAGGGATTGATAAGAATGCAACTAATGATGAAGTTAAAAAGGCCTATAGAAAAATGGCTGTTAAACACCATCCTGATAAGTTTGCTCAAATGGGTGAAGAATACCAAAAAGCTGCAAAAGAAAAATTCCAAAAAATACAAGATGCCTACGAAAACATAAAAAAAGAACGTGGAATGAATTGA
- a CDS encoding rhomboid family intramembrane serine protease: MKRQRKHTILAALEYPLIILALMWLVFLIDYLFPIQLAQYGILPRNKSGLIGILFSPLLHSTRDFTHIINNSPPFLILGWTLFYFYRKIAWQILSLSWLVGGLFVWLAARSNYHIGMSGVIYSLAFFLFFSGVFRKELKLMAISLFVVFLYGSMVWGIFPGDPGISFEGHLFGAIVGVILAYYYKKEGATLKKKVYDWEREEALDKEMEAKGYKKVVDPESGFTVHYEYQENSEK, from the coding sequence TTGAAAAGACAAAGAAAACATACCATTTTAGCTGCTTTAGAATATCCTTTGATTATTCTTGCTTTGATGTGGTTAGTCTTTTTGATTGACTACCTCTTCCCTATTCAATTGGCACAATACGGAATTTTACCACGAAATAAAAGTGGATTAATTGGTATTCTTTTTTCCCCTCTACTTCACAGTACCAGAGATTTTACCCACATTATCAATAATTCACCGCCATTTTTGATTCTAGGTTGGACACTTTTTTACTTCTATAGAAAGATTGCCTGGCAGATTCTCAGTTTATCATGGCTAGTAGGTGGATTATTCGTCTGGCTAGCAGCACGTAGCAACTATCATATAGGAATGAGTGGAGTCATTTATAGTTTAGCTTTTTTTCTATTTTTTAGTGGCGTATTTCGTAAAGAACTAAAACTAATGGCTATTTCGCTCTTTGTTGTATTTCTGTATGGAAGTATGGTTTGGGGGATTTTTCCTGGAGACCCTGGAATCTCATTTGAAGGCCATTTATTTGGTGCTATCGTTGGCGTAATACTAGCCTATTACTATAAAAAAGAAGGAGCTACTTTAAAAAAAAAAGTTTATGATTGGGAACGTGAAGAAGCCTTAGATAAAGAAATGGAAGCCAAAGGGTATAAAAAAGTAGTAGATCCAGAATCTGGCTTTACAGTCCACTACGAATACCAAGAAAACTCCGAAAAATAA
- a CDS encoding T9SS type A sorting domain-containing protein, producing MKHKKTSTSVAFLLLVLGGVNAQEALPASGGDASGSGGSASYSIGQAVYSSQTGSEGSVLQGVQQPYEISTTVGIEKTEISLNLSTYPNPATDRLTLNIDNYSKEALIFQLYDLNGKVLATEKITDNISEIDMQAFPAGTYLLNVMNNKELIKTFRILKN from the coding sequence ATGAAACACAAAAAAACAAGTACAAGTGTGGCGTTCCTTCTATTGGTTTTAGGAGGAGTGAATGCACAAGAAGCCCTTCCTGCATCAGGGGGGGACGCGTCTGGAAGCGGAGGATCAGCTAGTTATTCTATTGGACAGGCGGTTTACTCAAGCCAAACAGGTTCTGAAGGTTCTGTATTACAAGGTGTCCAACAGCCTTATGAAATTTCGACGACTGTTGGTATAGAAAAAACTGAAATTAGTTTAAACCTATCTACCTACCCTAACCCAGCAACTGACCGACTCACATTGAATATTGATAATTACTCAAAAGAAGCGTTAATATTCCAATTGTATGATTTAAACGGGAAAGTATTGGCTACAGAAAAAATTACGGATAACATCTCTGAAATAGACATGCAGGCTTTTCCAGCAGGAACCTATTTATTGAACGTTATGAATAACAAGGAATTAATTAAAACATTTAGAATTCTAAAAAATTAA
- a CDS encoding DUF2200 domain-containing protein, whose protein sequence is MKTTPEHDERIAKMTFASVYPHYITKIEKKGRTLQELLEVIEWLTGFNETKLEQLIKEEVTFKTFFEQAQINPNAKLIKGVICGYRVEELETPLTQQARYLDKLVDELAKGKKMEKILRKAL, encoded by the coding sequence ATGAAAACAACTCCAGAACACGACGAACGTATTGCAAAAATGACTTTTGCTTCAGTTTACCCTCATTACATTACCAAAATAGAAAAGAAAGGCAGAACTCTACAAGAATTGCTAGAGGTTATTGAATGGCTTACTGGTTTTAATGAAACGAAATTAGAACAACTCATAAAAGAAGAAGTTACTTTTAAAACTTTCTTTGAACAAGCTCAAATTAATCCAAACGCCAAACTGATTAAAGGTGTAATCTGTGGTTATCGTGTAGAGGAATTAGAAACTCCTCTAACGCAGCAAGCCAGATACCTAGACAAACTTGTTGATGAATTAGCAAAAGGAAAAAAAATGGAGAAAATCCTTAGAAAAGCTTTATAA